The genome window AGATAAGGAATCATATTGATATGTATGGTTCTTATGGGGTAGGACTATCGAAAGAATGGGGTAGGAGAAATGGCCTAAATCCAGTGTTCTATGTACAGAACAATTATACTTTGGTAGAATATATTAAGCCATTTGCTGACGTACTTTTATTTGAAGGCCTGCGTAATAGTATGGGAGTGCAGTATATAGGTGATTATCGACCTGAAAATGGTGAATTAATTAGTGAAGTATATAGTTCTATTTTGTCTTATATAAAACCATATAGCTCATTAAATTATCGTAAGCGAAAAAACTATTTATATTATAATGAGAGAGAGTGGAGGTATCTACCTTCGTTTGATGATGAAGATAAAAAGTATTCTATATTATATGGCATAATATCAAGCAAAGAGCTTAAGGAAAAAAATGATCTCTTAAAGAAGTATATTATAAATTTCCAGCAAAGAGACTTGAAATACATAATTATTAAAGAACAAAGGGAAGTAGATTGGTTAAGGAAATCTTTAGAAAAAGAGTTTAAAAAGAAATACAAAAATGATTATCAAGATATTGTAAATCATTTTATGACTTGTGTCATTACTAACAAGCAGATTAGAGAGGATTTTTAAACAATAAAATCCTCTCCACCGACAATG of Spirosoma agri contains these proteins:
- a CDS encoding abortive infection system antitoxin AbiGi family protein, with product MDGIAPRYCSEFDKDYDEINLSISPPMMFPMACFCDIPLSQIRNHIDMYGSYGVGLSKEWGRRNGLNPVFYVQNNYTLVEYIKPFADVLLFEGLRNSMGVQYIGDYRPENGELISEVYSSILSYIKPYSSLNYRKRKNYLYYNEREWRYLPSFDDEDKKYSILYGIISSKELKEKNDLLKKYIINFQQRDLKYIIIKEQREVDWLRKSLEKEFKKKYKNDYQDIVNHFMTCVITNKQIREDF